A single window of Vigna unguiculata cultivar IT97K-499-35 chromosome 1, ASM411807v1, whole genome shotgun sequence DNA harbors:
- the LOC114174708 gene encoding protein SMAX1-LIKE 8-like, with the protein MPTPVAAARQCLTADAARALDEAVSVARRRGHAQTTSLHAVSALLSLPSSSLLRDACSRARNCAYSPRLQFKALDLCLSVSLDRAPSSHSHLSSDHDPPVSNSLMAAIKRSQANQRRHPDNFHFYHHQQTHHNLNINQNQNHQQPFSVSSVKVELQHLILSILDDPVVSRVFAEAGFRSSDIKLAILRPLRPRGPPIFLCNLSEPPRRFPFFFGGDDDGGENFRRIGEVLVRSRGRNPLLLGACAGDALRSFVEAVEKRREGVLPVELSGLKVVCIADEVASGDAEGVGKRVREIGSLAEQCVGPGVVVSFGDLKGFVSDEESGGEGLRGVVGELAKLLQVHYDKFWLMGAAASYESYLKFVGKFPCIEKEWDLQLLPITSVKPSESYQRPRSSLMDSFVPFGGFFSSQSDLKGPPNGSFYCVPHCHQCGERCEHDVLGASKERLSASSAADSHNSSLPPWLQIAEFGTSKGLNVKTKDNDVLLDSSESGPLRKSLDKLSQHLHQQDANTFPTVVGFQCGADKKKEDADNCSRKMTDKSPSDYINLNSHVPVGMQMMPVSHSSSPFPAVFKAKQERHTSKLAEIFQKVEDHESGDLRSCNMSNSSVCDGSQMSPTSVTSVTTDLGLGICSSPTSNKLKKPTVQYTMEPPKEIPSLFSSNLNLADGNILKHPSQSSSCLSFDYCGQVDTKNPKFLFEALSKEVSWQDEALQAIIKTIVCSSTKRVKHRGVNQPGDIWMNFVGPDRHGKKKIAVSLAELLYGSRESFIFVDLGYEEMKGCNAKFRGKTTLDFIVGECCKKPLSVVLLENVDKADILAQKSLSQAIKTGKITDSHGREVSVNNTVFVLSFSDYQNSCISTGEPSNYSEERILKANGAGIKLRVEHVIGDHRSQSIGVTNNSMDTIPNLNFLNKRKLIGDKEFHDQDILSDTAKRAHTASGWQLDLNLPAEENEQKLTNEGNPEHVPTQNQSLWLQNLCDLVDETVVFKPYDFDALADRLLNVIRGNFKKILGSECVLQIQKEVMDQLVAAQYVSDRDSEVEKWVEEVLCGGFTEIQRRYNLTASSIVKLGTYPEQAPGVHLPPRIILD; encoded by the exons ATGCCCACGCCCGTCGCAGCGGCGCGTCAATGCCTAACCGCCGACGCCGCCCGCGCCCTCGACGAGGCCGTCTCCGTCGCCCGCCGACGGGGCCACGCCCAGACCACCTCTCTACACGCGGTCTCCGCCCTCCTCTCCCTCCCCTCCTCCTCCCTCCTCCGCGACGCATGCTCACGCGCCCGCAACTGCGCGTACTCCCCACGCCTGCAGTTCAAGGCCCTCGACCTCTGCCTCTCCGTCTCACTCGACCGCGCGCCGTCGTCGCACAGCCACCTCTCTTCCGACCATGATCCCCCCGTCTCCAACTCCCTCATGGCCGCCATCAAACGCTCACAGGCCAACCAGCGGCGCCACCCTGATAACTTCCACTTCTATCACCACCAACAAACTCACCATAACCTAAACataaaccaaaaccaaaaccaccAACAACCCTTCTCTGTTTCTTCCGTCAAGGTAGAGCTTCAGCATTTGATTCTGTCAATCCTGGACGACCCCGTCGTAAGCCGGGTCTTCGCCGAAGCGGGTTTCCGGAGCTCCGACATCAAACTCGCCATCCTCCGCCCTCTGCGCCCCCGCGGGCCGCCGATTTTCCTCTGCAATTTATCCGAGCCGCCACGGCGGTTTCCTTTCTTCTTCGGCGGGGATGACGATGGCGGTGAGAATTTCCGGCGAATCGGGGAGGTTCTGGTGCGGAGCCGGGGGCGGAACCCGCTGCTTCTTGGAGCGTGCGCCGGCGACGCTCTCCGGAGCTTTGTGGAGGCTGTGGAGAAGCGGAGGGAGGGGGTTCTGCCGGTGGAGCTGTCCGGGCTGAAGGTGGTTTGCATTGCGGATGAGGTGGCTAGTGGGGATGCGGAGGGAGTGGGGAAGCGCGTGCGGGAGATTGGAAGCTTGGCGGAGCAGTGTGTGGGGCCAGGTGTTGTTGTGAGTTTCGGGGACTTGAAGGGTTTTGTGAGCGATGAAGAAAGTGGTGGTGAGGGTTTGAGGGGTGTGGTTGGGGAATTGGCGAAGCTGTTGCAGGTTCATTATGATAAGTTTTGGTTAATGGGTGCTGCTGCTAGTTATGAGAGTTACTTGAAATTCGTGGGGAAGTTTCCTTGCATAGAGAAAGAGTGGGATTTGCAGCTTCTGCCTATCACCTCTGTCAAGCCTTCTGAATCCTATCAACGCCCCAGGTCCAG CTTAATGGATTCATTTGTGCCATTTGGTGGCTTTTTTTCGTCACAGTCTGATTTGAAAGGTCCACCTAATGGATCGTTTTATTGTGTTCCGCACTGTCATCAGTGTGGTGAAAGGTGTGAACATGATGTTCTTGGTGCTTCCAAGGAAAGACTTTCTGCTTCTTCAGCTGCCGATTCCCACAATTCTAGCTTGCCTCCGTGGTTACAGATTGCAGAATTTGGCACATCAAAGGGATTGAATGTTAAG ACCAAAGATAATGACGTTTTGCTCGATAGTAGTGAATCTGGGCCACTGCGCAAGAGCTTAGACAAGTTATCCCAGCATCTGCACCAGCAAGATGCAAATACCTTTCCAACTGTTGTGGGGTTTCAGTGTGGTGCTGACAAGAAAAAGGAAGATGCTGACAATTGCAGCAGAAAAATGACAGACAAATCACCCAGTGACTACATCAATCTCAACTCCCATGTACCTGTTGGCATGCAAATGATGCCTGTGTCACACTCAAGTAGTCCTTTTCCTGCAGTTTTCAAGGCAAAGCAGGAGAGACATACTTCAAAACTTGCTGAGATATTTCAGAAAGTGGAAGATCACGAGTCAGGTGACCTAAGATCGTGCAACATGTCCAATTCAAGCGTGTGTGATGGAAGTCAAATGTCTCCCACATCTGTAACTTCTGTAACCACAGACCTCGGGTTAGGAATATGCTCTTCTCCTACCAGCAATAAGCTGAAAAAACCTACTGTTCAATACACAATGGAGCCTCCAAAGGAAATCCCAAGTCTGTTTTCTTCAAACTTAAATTTGGCTGATGGGAATATCTTGAAGCATCCATCGCAGTCTTCATCCTGCTTAAGTTTCGACTATTGTGGACAAGTCGATACGAAAaatccaaaatttctttttgaaGCTCTTTCCAAAGAGGTAAGCTGGCAAGACGAAGCTTTACAGGCTATCATCAAAACAATAGTTTGCAGCTCAACAAAGAGGGTCAAACACCGTGGAGTAAATCAGCCCGGAGACATCTGGATGAATTTTGTTGGACCTGACAGACatggtaaaaagaaaattgcCGTTTCTCTAGCCGAGTTATTGTATGGCAGCCGAGAAAGCTTTATTTTTGTGGATCTAGGTTATGAAGAAATGAAAGGATGCAATGCGAAATTCAGAGGGAAAACTACCCTTGATTTTATTGTAGGGGAGTGTTGCAAGAAACCCTTGTCTGTGGTTTTGCTTGAAAATGTAGACAAGGCAGATATTCTAGCTCAAAAAAGTTTGTCTCAGGCCATCAAGACAGGAAAAATAACAGACTCGCATGGACGAGAAGTTAGTGTAAACAATACTGTCTTTGTTTTATCTTTCTCAGATTACCAAAATAGTTGCATTTCAACTGGGGAACCTTCCAACTATTCTGAAGAAAGAATACTGAAGGCAAATGGGGCAGGTATCAAGCTACGCGTTGAACATGTGATTGGAGACCACAGAAGCCAGAGCATCGGTGTCACTAACAATTCAATGGATACCATTCCTAATCTAAATTTCCTAAACAAACGTAAGTTGATTGGTGACAAAGAATTTCATGATCAAGATATACTCTCTGATACAGCTAAAAGGGCACATACAGCATCAGGCTGGCAGTTAGATTTGAATCTCCCAGCCGAAGAAAATGAACAGAAACTAACCAATGAAGGAAATCCCGAACATGTCCCAACCCAAAACCAAAGCCTTTGGTTGCAAAATTTGTGTGATCTGGTTGATGAAACAGTTGTTTTTAAACCTTATGATTTTGATGCACTTGCGGATAGATTGTTGAATGTGATCAGAGGTAACTTCAAAAAGATTCTTGGATCCGAGTGTGTATTACAGATCCAGAAAGAAGTAATGGACCAATTGGTTGCAGCTCAATATGTCTCGGACAGGGATTCGGAGGTGGAGAAGTGGGTGGAGGAAGTTCTATGTGGAGGATTTACAGAAATACAGAGAAGGTACAACCTCACTGCTAGTTCTATTGTAAAACTTGGTACGTATCCAGAACAAGCTCCTGGTGTACACCTTCCCCCAAGGATAATTTTAGATTGA
- the LOC114191202 gene encoding putative serine/threonine-protein kinase-like protein CCR3, whose translation MANSGASLVHSFASIVENALRSIGGDLGAFPLHEFSMAVENALRSIGGDLGAFPLHEFSMTVENALSSIGGDLGALPVHGYASAVENAMRSIVGDFRALPVNGFASTVENAMRSTVGDFRALPVHDFASTEENPMRSIGGDLGMSHSPVPGFQLYTLVELAAATDNFSANNTICAGSSSVVYIGKLVDGSEVAIERVETGSSRTPEEAFWWKRMCSSTFVPGLRPKNLVGLVGLCVEKDERVLVYECMKNGSLNDHLHDKRSNVLNSWEIRIKLALDASRGIEYLHKYGVPYTVHGDIKPSNILIDATWTAKVCNFGKKAGSIGYIDPEYSSVGVLTEKSDVYGFGVVLLELLTGKRAACGKNGGSILHVPFAEGAILGGDFVKILDTRIGKPHLGEAEAVELVAHTAINCVNVVGKVRPTIAQVVVNLERAYAYFLYKPCY comes from the coding sequence ATGGCGAATTCAGGAGCATCCCTTGTCCACAGTTTTGCTTCGATTGTGGAAAATGCTCTTAGAAGTATTGGAGGAGATTTGGGGGCATTTCCTTTGCACGAATTTTCTATGGCAGTGGAGAATGCTTTGAGAAGTATTGGAGGAGATTTGGGAGCATTTCCTTTGCACGAATTTTCTATGACAGTGGAGAATGCTTTGAGTAGTATTGGAGGAGATTTGGGAGCATTGCCGGTGCATGGTTATGCTTCGGCCGTGGAGAATGCGATGAGAAGTATTGTAGGAGATTTTAGAGCCTTACCCGTGAATGGTTTTGCTTCGACAGTGGAGAATGCGATGAGAAGTACTGTAGGAGACTTTAGAGCATTACCCGTGCATGATTTTGCCTCGACAGAGGAGAATCCTATGCGTAGCATTGGAGGAGATTTGGGAATGTCTCATTCCCCTGTTCCTGGTTTTCAATTATACACCTTAGTGGAGCTTGCAGCAGCCACCGACAATTTCTCAGCTAACAACACGATTTGTGCTGGAAGCTCTAGTGTTGTGTACATAGGCAAACTCGTTGATGGTAGTGAGGTTGCAATAGAAAGGGTAGAAACAGGGTCGAGTAGAACGCCCGAAGAGGCCTTCTGGTGGAAGAGAATGTGTAGTTCGACCTTTGTGCCCGGTTTACGCCCCAAGAACTTGGTTGGGCTGGTTGGGTTGTGTGTAGAGAAAGATGAAAGGGTGTTGGTGTATGAGTGCATGAAGAATGGGTCGTTGAATGATCATTTACATGACAAGAGGAGCAATGTGTTGAATTCGTGGGAAATAAGGATAAAACTTGCTTTGGATGCTTCCAGAGGAATAGAATATCTTCATAAGTATGGAGTTCCATACACTGTTCATGGAGATATCAAGCCTTCCAACATTCTTATCGATGCTACATGGACCGCAAAGGTGTGTAACTTTGGGAAGAAAGCAGGAAGCATTGGATACATTGATCCTGAGTACTCAAGTGTTGGTGTATTGACAGAAAAGAGTGATGTGTATGGATTTGGAGTTGTGCTGCTTGAACTTTTAACAGGAAAGAGAGCTGCATGTGGGAAAAATGGAGGCAGCATATTACATGTACCCTTTGCAGAGGGTGCTATTTTGGGTGGAGattttgtgaaaattttggATACAAGGATTGGAAAACCCCATCTGGGTGAAGCAGAGGCAGTGGAGTTAGTGGCTCATACTGCCATCAATTGCGTAAATGTGGTAGGGAAGGTTAGACCAACCATTGCTCAAGTTGTCGTCAATTTGGAGAGGGCTTATGCTTATTTCTTGTACAAGCCATGTTACTAA
- the LOC114193140 gene encoding putative serine/threonine-protein kinase-like protein CCR3 → MKTLPSSSVPLCLVAVLLVLSLPRSSHGLGSGATLAVSDASATVCAVVAGESIRRIQCYRQGQNVSIIPNVNFSMISGGRNYFCGLRSSNSDLYCWNTNSSFETRRLYNDSSVPLENLAVGDTHVCATEVGGGTVRCWRTGDTFQLPSVTDTFGSISSGSGFSCGILKNSSRVRCWGDTSVSDLSERIENAFGNMSMLSLVAGGSHVCGLNSTGFVACGGNNDSGQLDFPQGGAFEYSAVALGADHGCAIRGLNGSVVCWGGNGGFSGTNITDGVSFEVIVSGSNFVCGLTTNDLTVVCWGPGWSNSSTFELPFPTVLPGSCVQSSCGECGSYLDSQSLCSGSGNICKPMTCKRQTTAPPPPSPSPPPPSMSPPPPSPPPPPPSSSRSKTLTNGLLAFAIIGSVGAFAGICTIVYCLWSGVCFGKKKVHNSVQPTITRGSSGSNGGGASNNSNSSISSMIMRQTSIIMRRQRSGTSSTKHPDRAEEFTLAELVAATDNFSPENKIGAGSFGVVYKGKLADGREVAIKRGETGSKMKKFQEKESAFESELAFLSRLHHKHLVGLVGFCEEKDERLLVYEYMKNGALYDHLHDKKNVEKGSSVLNDWKMRIKIALDASRGIEYLHNYAVPSIIHRDIKSSNILIDATWTARVSDFGLSMMSPEPDRDHRPMKAAGTVGYIDPEYYGLNVLTAKSDVYGLGVVLLELLTGKRAIFKYGEDGGTPLSVVDFAVPRILAGELVKILDPRVGPPDVNEAEAVELVAYTAIHCVNLEGKDRPTMADIVINLERALAICESSHHSISSGSITVVSE, encoded by the coding sequence atgaaaacacTACCTTCCTCCTCCGTGCCTCTCTGTCTCGTCGCCGTTCTGCTTGTACTCTCTCTGCCACGCTCTTCCCATGGCCTCGGCTCCGGCGCTACCCTTGCCGTCTCTGACGCCTCCGCCACCGTGTGCGCCGTCGTGGCAGGCGAGTCCATTCGCCGCATTCAGTGTTACCGTCAGGGGCAGAATGTCTCCATCATTCCCAACGTTAATTTTTCGATGATTTCGGGTGGGAGGAACTACTTCTGTGGTCTAAGGTCAAGTAACTCAGATTTATATTGTTGGAACACAAACTCTTCCTTCGAAACGAGAAGGCTTTACAACGATAGTTCTGTTCCATTGGAGAATCTGGCAGTTGGGGATACCCACGTTTGCGCCACCGAGGTGGGTGGTGGCACGGTCAGGTGCTGGAGAACCGGTGACACGTTTCAGCTTCCTTCTGTGACTGATACATTCGGTTCAATTTCATCTGGGTCTGGCTTCTCTTGCGGAATTTTGAAGAATAGTTCTCGTGTTCGGTGCTGGGGAGACACCAGCGTTTCGGATTTATCGGAACGGATTGAGAATGCATTTGGGAACATGTCCATGTTGAGTCTTGTCGCAGGTGGTTCACATGTTTGTGGATTGAACTCAACTGGGTTTGTGGCATGTGGAGGAAACAACGATTCCGGACAACTTGATTTTCCTCAAGGTGGAGCTTTTGAGTATTCTGCGGTGGCGCTTGGAGCCGATCATGGTTGCGCTATTAGAGGATTGAATGGTTCGGTTGTGTGTTGGGGTGGCAATGGGGGATTCTCGGGGACTAATATTACTGATGGAGTTTCCTTTGAGGTAATTGTTTCTGGGTCTAATTTTGTTTGTGGATTGACAACAAACGATTTGACAGTGGTGTGTTGGGGTCCTGGTTGGTCTAATAGTTCGACGTTTGAGCTTCCTTTTCCAACTGTTCTTCCAGGgtcttgtgttcaatcttcttgtGGAGAGTGCGGTTCATATCTTGATTCCCAATCTCTATGCTCTGGCTCGGGTAACATTTGTAAACCAATGACTTGTAAGCGTCAAACAACAGCTCCACCGCCGCCATCACCGTCACCGCCTCCACCATCAATGTCACCGCcgccaccatcaccaccaccgccaccacctTCGTCATCACGATCAAAGACCTTGACAAACGGGTTATTGGCATTTGCTATTATCGGTTCTGTGGGGGCTTTTGCTGGGATATGCACTATAGTTTATTGCTTGTGGAGTGGTGTTTGTTTTGGGAAGAAAAAAGTCCACAATTCTGTGCAGCCTACAATCACGAGAGGTAGCAGTGGTTCAAACGGTGGGGGTGCTTCTAATAATAGCAATTCTTCAATATCGTCTATGATTATGCGTCAGACTTCAATAATAATGAGACGGCAGAGGAGTGGAACGTCATCAACGAAGCACCCAGACAGGGCTGAGGAGTTCACCCTGGCTGAGCTTGTGGCAGCCACCGACAATTTCTCACCGGAGAACAAGATTGGAGCTGGAAGCTTCGGTGTTGTGTACAAAGGCAAACTCGCGGATGGACGCGAAGTGGCAATCAAGAGGGGTGAAACTGGTTCCAAGATGAAGAAGTTTCAAGAGAAGGAAAGTGCATTTGAGTCCGAATTGGCCTTCTTGTCTCGCCTACACCACAAGCACCTGGTTGGTCTAGTTGGGTTCTGCGAAGAGAAAGACGAGAGGCTGTTGGTGTATGAGTACATGAAGAATGGGGCGCTGTATGATCATTTGCACGACAAGAAGAATGTGGAGAAGGGTAGCAGTGTGTTGAATGATTGGAAAATGAGGATAAAAATTGCTTTGGATGCTTCCCGGGGTATAGAATATCTTCATAATTATGCAGTTCCATCAATTATTCACAGAGACATAAAGTCTTCTAACATTCTCATTGATGCTACTTGGACGGCAAGAGTATCAGATTTTGGATTGTCTATGATGAGTCCAGAACCTGACCGTGATCACCGACCAATGAAGGCAGCAGGAACCGTTGGATACATTGATCCTGAGTACTACGGTTTAAATGTATTGACGGCAAAGAGTGATGTGTATGGACTTGGAGTTGTACTGCTGGAACTTTTAACAGGAAAGAGAGCTATATTCAAGTATGGGGAAGACGGAGGCACCCCACTGAGTGTGGTGGACTTTGCAGTGCCTCGTATTTTGGCTGGAGAATTGGTGAAAATTTTGGATCCAAGGGTTGGACCACCCGACGTGAATGAGGCAGAGGCAGTGGAATTAGTGGCCTATACAGCTATCCATTGTGTGAATTTGGAAGGGAAAGATAGACCAACCATGGCTGACATTGTGATCAATTTAGAGAGGGCTTTGGCTATTTGTGAGAGTAGCCATCATAGCATTTCCAGTGGCTCTATCACTGTTGTTTCAGAATGA